One Hermetia illucens chromosome 4, iHerIll2.2.curated.20191125, whole genome shotgun sequence DNA segment encodes these proteins:
- the LOC119655779 gene encoding uncharacterized protein LOC119655779, with amino-acid sequence MIRSHTRGKGSTDTNRNYLQARDMSNNGDHISYGRGAKAADSRSCKSGKTIGSCKSTDGKAKLTDIGRSVNAADWMRLRLEEKDRFRNLTAKPPFDSSKSQTLDQQCRKESKNPTPCCHVTHPRISCKARVCCCPSPS; translated from the exons ATGATTAGGAGTCATACTCGGGGTAAAGGTTCAACAGATACAAATAGGAATTATTTACAGGCTAGAGATATGTCGaacaatggtgaccacattagTTATGGTAGAGGAGCTAAAG CTGCTGATTCCCGCTCCTGTAAAAGTGGTAAAACAATAGGTTCTTGTAAATCAACCGATGGAAAGGCTAAATTAACAG ATATAGGGCGAAGCGTAAATGCCGCTGACTGGATGCGACTGCGTCTTGAAGAAAAGGATCGGTTTCGAAACCTCACAGCGAA aCCTCCTTTTGATTCCTCAAAATCACAAACTCTAGACCAACAGTGCCGTAAGGAATCCAAAAACCCTACTCCATGTTGCCATGTAACTCATCCCCGAATATCATGCAAAGCGCGCGTTTGTTGTTGTCCGTCACCCAGTTGA